A genomic segment from Lasioglossum baleicum chromosome 5, iyLasBale1, whole genome shotgun sequence encodes:
- the Pasi2 gene encoding protein pasi2, with protein sequence MVRSVRSVRSVKTTPWHQKPILTHAYVLDIQRGAMFTGIFAMCLAVFTVCTAIFDLYCLSQAAPGSTHYGYYIISYEFVYVGNPHVRNALVVFALFSMLGGIVIFATSLILIRALRKEHEKKMVPWLYSFAGFAAFRLFAFLFFSTVNDMIFAYNAMMCFLWSVFTCISIYGWLIVYSLYIELSDLTRLEDLAHLRIGTMQSLNASTTQSIASSRPTTPHSAVSTMPAN encoded by the exons ATGGTACGCAGTGTACGTAGCGTACGCAGTGTCAAAACGACACCATGGCATCAAAAGCCAATATTGACACATGCGTATGTTCTCGACATACAAAGGGGTGCTATGTTCACTGGAATATTTGCAATG TGTTTAGCTGTTTTCACAGTTTGTACAGCAATATTTGATCTTTACTGTCTATCTCAAGCTGCGCCAGGTTCAACGCATTATGGATACTACATAATATCGTATGAATTCGTATATGTAGGCAATCCGCATG TTCGCAATGCCCTTGTAGTGTTCGCATTGTTTTCCATGCTTGGTGGAATAGTTATTTTTGCAACGTCCCTAATACTAATACGTGCTTTGCGGAAGGAACACGAGAAGAAAATGGTGCCTTGGTTGTATAGTTTCGCGGGTTTCGCTGCTTTCAGATTATTTGCATTTTTGTTCTTCAGTACGGTAAACGATATGATATTCGCTTACAACGCCATGATGTGTTTCCTGTGGTCCGTATTTACTTGTATTTCCATTTACGGATGGTTAATCGTGTACTCTCTGTACATAGAGTTGAGCGATCTCACAAGGCTGGAAGACCTCGCACATTTGAGA ATTGGCACCATGCAATCATTGAACGCGTCCACCACGCAGTCCATCGCTAGTTCGCGACCAACGACCCCACACAGCGCAGTATCGACAATGCCAGCTAATTAA